Below is a genomic region from Anoplopoma fimbria isolate UVic2021 breed Golden Eagle Sablefish chromosome 20, Afim_UVic_2022, whole genome shotgun sequence.
CACAACCAACTGGATTATCAAATCTTTGAGGTATGTCATCTCTGCTACATTTCCCCTGGGTGAGTCCCCGAATCCTCTGCCTCCCCTCTGAGGGGCTGAGGAGAGAGCTTTGAGCGTCAGAATAAGAGGATATTGCAGAGAGCCTCGCAGGCCCCCGAATTCAATGGGGAGATGTGGCAGCCTCGGAGCTGCAAGACTTCACAATACTACGAGTACATTAGCATGCAGTTAGTTCTCACACAACCCCCCGTGTGTATTAACCCCACAGTCTCTCAGAGCGCTGATTTCAGGTAACATTATATAAGTGCAAACTCTTTTGATCCCCTTTTGTCAGGCTGTGATGATCAGCTACACAGGCTGAAGTCTATAGGGGGGTTTGTCTTGGAGAAATGAAGATGCATATGGGGCTAGGTGGATTTCATGCCTCTGAGACTCGAGTGAAAGGGGGTGCTGCAATGCACTCCAAAGCAAACTCATCTATTCAATGCGGTGGTAATCTTCACAGACACATATGCGGCCCGCTGTGGCCGCCTTATTATTTGTGACTCTATTTATCTGCGACACCCGACCACCTCAAAGGAATATTTTGACATTATCATTCATAGACCTGCTTTACCCATTATTGAATCCCTGGAAAACTTCACATGACGCCAATATTTGCACGGCGAGAGCGCAGAGCGCTACTCCTACCTGCTGCCTGCACAGCTCGTTGTCCACTTGTATCCTCTCCACTTCCTTCAGACTCTCCTGCAGCCGCTGGTTGCTTTGCCTCAAGTCGTGGATGTAGTCACAAGCTTTGGACAGGATGCCCCCTTTGCTCTAGGGAGGACAGAGATGAATGGTggaccatttaaaaacacaaacttcagAGGGAAGTTAGCGGCAGTGCAGAAGTGAAGTGAGGTGAGACTGCTTACTGCTCCAGTCTTGGTGCTGTCCATATTGCAGTCTGGGATGATCTTGGAAAGCGTGACAATCCAGTTGTTGATCTTGTCTCTTCTCCGCCTTTCAACTGATGGAATGTTAAATAGAAAAATTGCtcaaaaattatgaaataaataaaaaacaaaaaaaaatagaagcttCATCTTTTTAGACTGAGATATCAGAAGTTGTTGGCTTGAAAGAACCAGCTTTTAATTTGCTACATCTTGTCGTTTTGTCAGTTGCACTATATAGGTATCAAATACTGCCAGACTTAAGACAGCTTAGCAGCACCCTCTAGTGGCCGGTCCAGAAACATACGTCATCTATTCTTAATGGAATATTTAGACAGGGGCTGCTTGGtgatttttctttcaacaaaaaaaaataaataataaaaagctcCATTTAGGCACCGCACAGCATTGTGTTACACTGATGAAATCAAAAGCCACAATCACAGCTAATTACCCACCTTCATTGTGTTGCGCTCTTCTCCTTTCATCTCTCGGTGTTCGCGGTCCATCCATTTTCCTGCAGACAGACgggaaataaaacactttttcacaAGCTACAGTATCTCCCATCTCTGGTTGCCCTACAATCAGGCCAATCCAATCCTCCAAATTCACACCTAATCCTGTGTCTATTGAAAGCTATTCTTCACTGTTATCTTTAAATTCAAGCCTATTGTAAATGGCAGTCTTTGCCACTACCTATTAAAAAGACGAGCCCTCTCAAGCCGTGTGGTGCGTTTGGTAAATACTGAGAGATGCACAGCCATACGAGGCCACATAATGCAGCCCCGGTGCCCTCAATGTCCTCCTGAAGCTGGGCTGCTTTGAGTGGGATAGTGAGACCCATCCAACCATCTTATTCTTACTGCTGCCCTCTTCCCAGGCGTGGCCTGAAGGGAGCTCTCTCCTTTATTATGCTGTAAAATtacaacactgaaaaaaaaccagatGCTGTCTATTGGAGTCTGGGCTTACGGCTAATGACACAACTGTCTCTTGTCTGTGTCCTCCCTTAGGTATTCTGTTAATTAAGTCCCTGAGACGTGACGGGGAGACTTATCCATCCACCGGCCACAGCGTGAACAGGCCAATAACACACTCGCACGTAATCACATGTCAATTAATACTTCACTCGATCTATTTATAATGAATACAACAACCATgcaaaagagacagaaactgTGCAGAAAGAGAAGATGTCTTTGCTAAAGAATATTGTGACTGTTGTTTATTGGCTGCCTCTCTGTTTACTCCCAAGTTATGGTGTCCTGTAAGGTCACACTTGTTCCTCGTCTGTCCCTCTACGACACATCTTTATTCTACAGCGGTGAGATTGTGACCCATCAACACAGCTCCGACTGCTGATATCTCTGTTTGAGATAGTCAGCCTAGCCAAGCTGCAGTCTCTCTTGTATCTCACCGCATCTTAATGGGATTTCAGCTGTATAATGGATTCAGTCCAACAGTACTCTTAGGCagagtgttgaaaaaaaataaaattgtggATGACTGTATGAATAACTAAATGTACGGGCCTAGAGGAACGTCTTTCACAAGTTATAGAGGCACACCTCCTCTGAGAGCTCCTGAGAATTATTGTTACCGGAGAAATCCAGCAAAAATGAGCAGTGCACAATCCCGCTGCCGGAGTGCTTTATCCGTATCATTTAAAGCAGGGATGCAGACGAGGACTATATTTGTGTGGTCTTGTATTGATCCttgaaagagaaatgaaatggTAACTTTTTCTGCACTCCAATATCATTAGGCTGCCGTATGAAACCAGTCAGTTAAATGCACATTGAGATACAAGTGAGTGCAGCTTGGGCTTGATATTCTCTCCATGGATACATGATGAAAGGTTAGCCGTGGTGACCATTAATCGCTTTTGTGGAAGCAATTATATAGAAGAGATATGGTTAAAATGACACGTGGCTTCATTCATTCCAGTTGAGCtgtaactactactactactgtaactTTCTGATAGAGTGCTGAAGGAATGCGTcttaaaacccccaaaatgagtaagcattttttaaacttctggTTCCCTCGTCTCGATGTCGATGGGTTTTTGGTGAGATGGCTGAAATAAAGCCTTTGGtcaacacaagcttaagagattttaaaatgttcttcaatataaaatatgtccaTAGATGCCcctcttttgaattttgaagcttttacgcGTCTAAAAACGAGGCGCTTAACGagactacaaaacgtcatcacAGCAACTAGTCCTCCTTAACAGCCTCGATGTGTATACTCGATGTCATGTGACCTCGGTGTAGCTCGAAAAAATAGTCAACTGTTAGCttgttcatttcaaatattGCATTCATGCTCAAAATTCATAAAAGTGCTGTTGATTTGTAAAGATTATCTTGTTGAACAAAAACGTTTGAACATCAGAagcttgtgtttgccacagagtttattttctgcagtgatCCAAAATgttatgggaaaaaaaaaaaaaaaaaaacctttggcATTTTTATCAAAAGAACCAGTTTGAAGCTCATCTTGCAGCACTCTATTCAAAACTAGGCTGAATGGgtagaaagaggagaggagggcagAGGATTGTGTGCTTCTTCTCTCTTGTTGTGGACTAATTTGATTGGTTCATTTGCTGTAAAACAGAGTGCGAGAGAAATGTGGAAACTGTCCTCACCAGTCTAAACCTTCATGCTGCAGCAGCTCGTTTTCATCTCTGCGAACGGCAGATAGGATGGGAAAGTTTCATACATTTTACTCACATGTCAACGATAATGTCACTGTTCATTAGTGTACACCTAAATAGAACTCTGAGGCTTGTGTCACAAATCATAAATTATTCAtgaaagaggaaataaatagaaacaaacatatatatatatataggcagATAGGCATTGtgatagatgaaaaaaaacaaaaaaacatttcactttgtaTTTCAACACATGGCAATGCAGTCGTACACCGCGGCAGAGCTCGCTCGTTACTCTCGACTGGAGAGCGGGCCGGTTGAGCGCTGTGAATATCAAGCAACATCAAAAAGCGACAAGAGCGGCTGCCAGATTTAAGGCGGATCTACAACTCCCCGTAATGCGGCCAACAACAAAGGAGCCTAAATCGTTGCTTCTGTGATTTTCAAGGAACTTAAGATTTCTTGCTGTCGAACCGTATAACTGTCTACCCCAAACTGACAAGTAATAAATGAAAGGCAGAGACGCTTAAAagtgtctgtcttctgtttgtgtgttcttttaaataaccatcaggaaaaaaaagagaattaaaacaGCAGGAACTTATATgcttcctaaaaaaaaaactaaaaaaacaagagctCATATGTTGTGTCTTGTAGCCAACCCATAGTGGTGATCTAGctaaataacaataatgcaGTTCCACGTGTTAAAGGTTATAGGAGTATAAGGAGGTGGAGGAATATTCCCTGAGGTCAGTGCTAACTCAATTTGATTACGGGTCATTTCAGGTGACCATATGAGCAGAATTGCCGTGATTTTGCTTTAaccaaataaggaaaaaaacatagtaaCAAGACAATAAAGGAAATTGCATTCCTGAGCACTGTGACTCATGTGTCAATGTGATTTTGCCACTAAAGTGaactcaagaaaaaaaaaaaaaaaaaaaaaagcttgttagAATTAGCATCTCCAGTAGGCCAGAACGTGGCTGGTATCatgcaaataaaatgacagCTCGGTTTGTCTTTGCTCACGTGAGCCCGCTGATTATCTTAATAACAGCAATCACCAGCATGTGGCTAACAGTTGGAGAGAGTCAGGAGTCTTTTGATGCATGATTATAATGATGCATGTTGTGAATTTTAGGGATAAACATCATAAGAAGGTattggagagggagaaaagccAGGATgtgctaaaataaaatgaagacaaCAAACTACAGTAGCATTAACTGAGCCGCACACTACTTCAAATAGGCGTGAATGTTGATTTATAGTCACGTGGccataaaacatacaataattGAGCAAACTGATCGACCATCTAGTCGGTCCATATAAACAGGATTTGGTTCTCATTCTCTCTGTTAAAGACCAAACCCTTCCACTTCCCCAGCCGTCTCCTGTATTAGCATTTAGATTCCCGGCAATTCAGCAAACTTTGTTCAGTCAATGTGCGTTGATGTTGATTTAAGTGTTGTATATCTGAGGCTTTGCCAGGTGGGGTTTCTAGAACTGAACGAAGTCTATGTCAAGCTtgttggggaggggggggtggtGCTGAAGCGTCACAAACTCAAATGTGTGccatttttgcaataaaaaggttaaacccaggacaaaaatgtcatattggCAAATAGTGTGTAATGTTATGGCTGAAGAggagacattaaaaaaagcaatttggCCAATTTTTAAACTCCAACCAAAGTTCACCTTCAAGCGATTCAGCTTAAACCACCAGATGGCCTTTTTAAGAGTGGCATTTCCATTGAAGATAACAATAGTGTTTTACACAGAACTGATCAGCGGTTAGtttgttttgagaaaaaaaaaaagctgcggCTCAGACTGCTGTATCAATGCTGCCTCCTTCTCCCAGACAGCGACTGATAGAGCTGATACTCACGCGGGGTAGGGCTGTGTGCGAGGGGCGATGCTTCGTTGTGTGCCTGTCTGAATGACATCAGGGGGGGTCATCATCACATAAAACTGACCTGTGGAAGGCAGGGCAGTCATCAGTTAGCAATGCGGAGAGagacaaggaagaaaaaagggcAACATGGCATAAAAGTCTGACTCTTGTTGCTCTAATGAAATATCTCACAACAAATAAGAGTGATTAGACAAGCGTAGGGTCGATTAACGGTGCAATTAGCCCCCGGagctaaaaaaaactatactgGTTCTTTCATCTGTGCCTCTTTACGTTTTGGAGTAATTAATTTACACGCTGcagcatctcctctgctctctgtgtcgggTCTGAGCTCCTACAATTACTCTCCTTACTGTAAGAGCAGAAAACCTTTGGGAGTAAAAAGCCGATACTTTATCAATACGCCTGTTCAACAAGcagaaacatgtaaacatgtagaAAAGTGATACATCAATCTGGTCCGTGTGCAGTCTCTCCTTCAACCACTGCTACGTTTTACACAACCTAGCTCGGCTAATAGCAAACGTTTACAAACAAGCTAGAACAGAGGCTGTCTGTATGTACGGATATTACTTATTCGattgacattttagatttgttttgtaGCTCGATATTATTGATCATTTTGAGACTCTGTTGTTCTAAACATTACagttgctgctctagaaacaacattttgttatatttcaattaataataaatctgttctgaatttattctttaaaaaaaaacccaattatTTAGTTAAGAAAAAGAACCGGTAAGAGTATCgcaaatttaacatttcataGCTTGCACTGCACATTCtgtttgtattgattttttcttttttttacaaagaaaaaggtTACTCTATTTAGTCTATATGTTGAGCAAGTTGATGCTCATCCCTActctgtacattacattattatttttatacctTTAGTACTGCTAaactttgcacatttatttttgatatattgtgCAGTTTTCTTCTACTCTGCATTTATGTTTCTTGCTTATACTTTtgttctcatttattttctcttatgtTTTTGTTATGCACCAATACGCCGATGCACATTCCTTGTGATGCGTATATAAATCATGCTTGCACCAGGGCAACACTTTGATACTCTCTAAAAAAGGTCAAGCACTTCCGAACCCTGAATCCAATCTTGCCAGAAAGTGGTTCATTGCCAGAGCTCCATGCACCATCATCCACTATCCCTCCCCTCGTAGCAGATGGCGATATCTTCCCCCCTACAGTTCTCTCCTCAGCCTGATAACATGTCTGCTTCAACTGCCGCACACTCACAGAAAAAGGAAGACAGCCGCACACTTCCTTCTACTGGGCCCTAGTTTCAGCCGTTACCCACAGTAAAAGAAACCTCATGGTCTTCTTCCCTTTCTGTGGCCTAACCAGGCGGAGctgggtttgtgtttttttttgctgcatacaCTAATGAGCGTATCATAAAAAGTTAGAATCGAGGTGTGTCAACTGCTAAATGGCTTTAGGGGCGTCAGACTTCTCTGAATGTGCGTCATGTGATGTAAATCCAACGCCCAAGTACGGCACACGCTAATCGAGTGACAGGCAGGATGTGTGAAAGTGCTGCATTAGCCGGAAAATATAAGTGTCTGTAAGTGTCAGTAATGgataaaatgcttattttttttaaaactctctAAAGACAAGCTCATCAAAAGCCCAAAGATTCAGGGAAGAAACACAATGACCTTGCATGACCAGtgattgtgtctgtgtctgttctTTCCAGAGTATGCAGAGGTGAGGTGATGAGCGGATTCATTTTCTGTCGATCAACTTATCAGcggtaaatatttatttttatcttttaagaAAATTTCCAAACATTCTCcagtttcagcttctcaaatgagaGGATTTGATGCTGTTTTAGTCATATACGTCAGTAGATTGATACCCTTGGCCCATGTTTTAGGCCAACAAAACAAGCATATTCAACCATTATTTCTAACATTTTAGGAACCTAacgattaatcaagaaaataatctgcaaattaatcaataatgaaaataattgtaagtTACCGCCCTAGACTTTAATACGTGTATTATGGCCACAAGCAtatctctttcttttaaaaatgaaaaactgaaattcaACATCAAAATCAGACTGGATCACAACTGGGTCTCAAGATGCAGGTGCAGGTCTTGTTTGGGTCCTGGTTTTTAAGCCTGTACAGAGGACTAGTCTGGTCCAACAGTGCGGCAGTACGCACAGACCCAAGCAGAAACACAGGGTTAGTAATTACACGGCCCTCCCATAAACACTGTCCAGGCAACACTAATGCCAGAACAAGCTGATGCTGGTCGTGTAATAACATGCTGCTCTCCGGATCGACCAAACCCTGACCACCCTCATTGACAGTCCACCACCCTCGTCTGCATCAACACCATGAAAACCGCAAGGacacttaaaaacaacatatggcAGTAAAGAGTAAGAGAAGCAGAGTGGGTGGACATGTGACATGACACACAGTAAATATGATTAGGGTAACTAACTTCATTTGGGCCTGTTATAATACTGTATTGTTACAAAAAGGCAACATCCTTTATAATCTAAAGTAATTTGTAGgatcctactttttttttttccctcattagccaaagctgaaacaaaagggctgctgtttttttctcatttcggAACTCAGTGCTCTCCTGTTTGCTTTGGGGctaattagattttattttcagtgactCTGTGGTAAGCTTCAGCCCAAATTAAGTGTGAGAACTGACTCACCCCCtgcctgtgtgagtgtggggTCCGCGGCGGCCTGCACAGACAAGGTCCCGTCGCTCACCGCAGTTGCTGGGAAGTAGGCGAAGCGCGTCTCCCCACCCACCGCCTCTCCTGCTGGGCTTCCTCCATTACTGAAAGGGTTTTGGATCACAGCCTGTGACAGATAAAAAGCGAGACAGAGAGCGGAGGCTTGAACAAGTCACAATGGAGAGCGGTCACAGCAGGTACACGCACACCTCAGCCTCTGTCAGACTCAATACTGGCACCCCCCGCAAGCAAGACACAGTGAAGTTTGACAGCTGgggaggttaaaaaaaaaaagaaaaaaagaagtggcAGGGATCTTGTTAGCGGAGAGAACAGCGAGGACAATCAAGCCGTCAGTGTACTGAAAACGAAAACAAACTTGATCTGCTCTTGCAAGgataattgtatgtttttaatcaaaaacatgTTCTGAATTTGGCTTTGAATTCAGTGTAttcatgtataaataaataaagctgaaaTATTCCCAGCGTTATCCTTAAAAGCTGTGGCATTACTTGAAGACTAAAGCCTGCAGTAAGTCTGTTAAAGCAGTCTTTATCCCCAGAGGGGCAGACTTTGGTACCTGAGCCACAGCCTGAGGAGCCCCAGCGAAGGCGGCTGCAGAGACGACACTCACTGCTCCACCCCCATCATCTCGCCCTTCAAGCTGCTGGTCGGTCACCTGAACAACACGGTACGTCACCTGCAAGGTGGAGAGAGGGAACAAGAGAGAATGCGAGGAGAACAAACATGAATAACCAGCTGTTAATTAATGTCATTGACTACAGTTTCACGTGACAGGCATACTGTGTGTCCAAATCAAACCCTTACCTGACTTGTCGATTTGTTTAGCATATCTATTGCTTCAGTTCAGCTGAGCCTAGTATCTGACACTATGGTCCTTATCGCAGTAGTGCATTGATCTCACTTCAGGCACATTCTGAAGCATGAGCATATTGTATCGGACTGGTTTTGTTGGTTTGCTTCAGAATGTGCctgattttaaagaaacaagtcACGAAAATTAGCTTGTTTGTTCCAAGAATCAGGATTTGTAACCCTCCATCATGTGACTCTCCTTCTGACTGACATGTGACGGGGTTCCCATGCCAATCCCTGACCAGACTGAAATCACATGATCGCACTCAACTAGCCTTGTTTACTCCAAATGAGCCACGTGGCTCACAGACTGAATTCCCTCCAGTGTAAATCCTCCCGGTGAGGATAAACCCACTTGGATATCACGCATTAACCTTTTCCCATCAATTTATTTGCACCACTGTCCCAGTGTCAATCGCTGACCACCGCTGGAGTGAATACCACATTAGCGGACACTCTTGAGTCACCAGTCAATCGTGAgactagaaaaagaaaaccacacaaTCAGACCTCCAGGCAATTTTAGAGCCTGCTATCCTCCTGACTTGTGTTTGAAATAGTGGACGGCACCCAGGCATCTggagaaaacacatgacaacagaaCACTGTTTTTGAGAGGAAACCACGTTTTTGTCGCTCAGTATGACAGGCCCGGAACCACAGAGCGTGCATACAGTACATGTGGGGTGAAATGATCTTTACTGACAGTCACATTAACACCCACTGTCATGTTGCTCTATACATAAGACCAAACCAGTTTAACCCTCCTTCATCAATATGTGATGTGAAGCTCTGTCAGTTGCTAATTATGTCTCTGAACAAACAGCACGCTGATGTTTATTCCACCTGACATCTAAAGTGATTCTGAAGTCTAATCTAGTCGATCGAACTGTAAACTGTAGACCAATATCCCATCAGGCCATTGGTGAAATGTAATTAAGTATATTTACACCAGTATTgtgtttatgttacattttgagGTGCCTCACTTGAATATTGATCTCGGCGATAAATTGATTTAATCAGTTAATTTAAAATCACGGTTAAGGCcgatgttaaaaaaataataatttcatcaaCTTTTGCAATTTCCTGCTCCCAAAACTGCATTTtggaggcaaatattgtacttttttgtactccactatcattattagaaagttactttgcagatttaggttaggattataataatatacaaataaattccTATATGTATACAAGTTAAGCTTCCCAGGAGTATAAATAGTAGTTTACCATTATCTCcatctttaccagctgcaacaatagTGATGCTTACACATGAATGCAACACTCATTATAAAGcagttatataatatatttcattttattgtttatttttagaggGTGACCATGCCCAATTAAAACTAACTGCACCAGAGTTAGCTAACAAGCTCATTTGCATCTGTTGTCCTTGGACTAGTagagcaaaataaatacatgacaaTTTATGGATAGTTGGATAGTTCTTCCTAAACTGCACCGGGGCCacttgattcattcattcattcagtcttcaatgaaccttagctgcatgtctttggactgtgggaggaacccggagaacccggagagaacccacgctgacaacatgcaaactccacacagaaggttgtctagcccgggatgTCTTTCTTTAAATTGGCAATAAGAAACCACAATCACAAGCAGTCGCATAATCCCATCCATTAGTCACTCACCTGACCACCCTCAGTTCGGAACTGATATTGAATGTTGTGGTCACCAAATGCTGCAGCCTGCTGAACACTGGCTATTGTAACAGCTGTCTGCTCTTCTCCTGGTCCGTCttaggggggggaaaaaagaggacAGAAAAGGGGTCAGTTGTGAGAatggaaaaggaaggaaaactCATAAAGAAAGCTACAAAACCATAAGTTCAGCTGCAGAacattagataagataagataagataagataatcctttattagtcccatccatccatccattttccgtaacctgtttatccagttaagggtcgcaggggtgctggagccgatctcagctgtcaatgggcgaaggcagggtacattttctttttttttttacaccctggacaggtcgccagtctgtcgcagggctgacatatagagacaaacaaccattcacactcacatccacacctacgggcaatttagagtcttcaatgaaccttagttgcatgtcttgggactgtgggaggaagccagagaacccagagagaacccacactgacacagggagaacatgcaaactccacacagaaggttgtccagcccgggaattgaacccgggcccctcttgctgtgaggcgacagtgctaaccactacaccaccgtgcagccccctTTATTAgccccgcagcggggaaatttacaggattacagcagcatagaggatagtgaaaaaaacaagagacatagtagaaaaacaagatcaaaaataagtattataaataagccaatgagcaataaaaaaacagtaaagaatccacagtaactgaaatattctatatatatatacatatatatatatacatatatatatatatatatatatatacatatatatatatatatatatatatatatatatatatatatatatatatatatatatacatatatatatacatatatacatatatatatatacacacacacatatatatatatatatatatatatatatatatatatatatatacacatacacacatatatatatatatatatatatatatatatacatatacacacacacatatatatatatatatatatatacatatatatacacacatatatatatatatacatatatatatatatatacatacatatatatatatatatatatacacacatacatatatatacatacatatatatatatatatatatatacatatatatatatatacatatatatatatatatatatatatatatatatacatacatatatatatatatatatatatatatatatagacacacatatatatatatatatatatatatatatatatatatatacaatatatacagacagaaactattatattgcacagtgtatttgtattgcataaTAATATGTACTGCTGCATGAATGATGcagttttaaaaacagaaaagtgaaTGCATGCTacacactgtgacacacaccTTGCAGCAGTTTCTTGGGCTAATGTAGGACATACACACATCATTGCTCTGCAGGTGCCAGATGTTTGTCACTGACAGCTTGGTGAATGCATGCTCACCTTCAGATGTGTGGACAACCTCTTCTTCTTGCTTTTCTTGGCTGCAAAAACcaaatcacaaataaaacatgattactGATCCTCAATGTAGCCTGAGCTGATGAGGGAGGACAACTTATGAGAGACTCAAATCAACCAAgtgagctgtttgtttgtgtttaaacacACAGCTTTAAGCTAACTTGGCTATTGTGTTATTAGCTTCACATGATCATGTTTTCcagcattaaaacataaatcctCTGGGATGCAACTAGTCAGCCTTTCAGCCAGCACAGTCACCTACTCCTCTCTCTGATCCAAGTGCTGTCTTTACATTTAGCTCGTTTTTTAGCACAGTTTTCAAGGCTAGGCCTCAGTTAGCATCCTAAGCTAGCATGCTACAGCTAGCCTGTCCCAGTTAGCCATTTTGGCCAGGTTTACCTTGCGCTGTCCAGACTCTGTTCGAGCATATCCATCAGGGTTATAGTACACAGTGATATTCGGTGTCACGGACGGGAGATGGAAGTGCTGATCACGGGAACAAACACTCTGGtcatgtgagagagagagagagagagggagagagagagagacagcccAGGACACGTGAGGTAA
It encodes:
- the LOC129109843 gene encoding upstream stimulatory factor 2, with the translated sequence MDMLEQSLDSASQEKQEEEVVHTSEDGPGEEQTAVTIASVQQAAAFGDHNIQYQFRTEGGQVTYRVVQVTDQQLEGRDDGGGAVSVVSAAAFAGAPQAVAQAVIQNPFSNGGSPAGEAVGGETRFAYFPATAVSDGTLSVQAAADPTLTQAGGQFYVMMTPPDVIQTGTQRSIAPRTQPYPADENELLQHEGLDWKMDGPRTPRDERRRAQHNEVERRRRDKINNWIVTLSKIIPDCNMDSTKTGASKGGILSKACDYIHDLRQSNQRLQESLKEVERIQVDNELCRQQIEELKNENALLRAQLQQHGIEMVGETPPQ